The following coding sequences are from one Wenzhouxiangella sp. AB-CW3 window:
- a CDS encoding exonuclease SbcCD subunit D produces the protein MTTLLAIGDLHLGRPPAALPEELTGRCSQLGPEAAWQAAIREAVEREVDGVLLAGDVVDRSRDFLVAYGHLKTGIEQLADAGIPIVAVAGNHDTHVLPRLAGEIEELHLLGQGGQWETTRVGSLSILGWSFPQPRFRKSPLESLDKADREVTTIGLLHCDRDATDSHHAPVSSAALQDAPVDAWMLGHIHRPDALDGNRPIGYLGSVTALRASEIGPRGPWLVETTSSGLSARHLPLAPLRYETLEIDCTELKQAEHLGERVLAECRTLVARLCEQPFQPQALGLRLRLTGRSEWTSALQEIARELESDGRAWEESGIACFVHRIEVATTPAVNLARLARQSDPCGLLARRLIALEDPDSEEYRRLIAMGRDSLDALAGAREFRQLERKLDDAAVARWLLNAGRIALDRLLEQRGDRP, from the coding sequence ATGACCACCCTGCTTGCCATTGGTGACCTGCACCTCGGCCGCCCGCCCGCGGCACTCCCCGAAGAACTGACCGGTCGTTGTAGTCAGCTCGGGCCGGAGGCGGCCTGGCAGGCAGCGATCAGGGAAGCAGTCGAGCGCGAGGTCGACGGTGTCCTGCTGGCCGGAGATGTTGTCGACCGCAGTCGCGACTTTCTGGTCGCTTACGGTCATCTCAAGACGGGCATTGAACAGCTGGCCGACGCCGGGATTCCCATAGTGGCTGTTGCCGGCAACCATGACACCCATGTACTGCCCCGGCTGGCCGGCGAGATCGAGGAGCTGCACCTGCTCGGTCAGGGTGGACAGTGGGAAACAACCCGGGTCGGCAGCCTGAGCATACTGGGCTGGTCATTCCCGCAACCACGCTTTCGCAAAAGTCCGCTGGAGTCACTGGACAAAGCCGATCGCGAAGTCACCACGATCGGCCTGCTGCATTGCGACCGCGATGCCACCGACAGCCACCATGCCCCGGTGTCATCTGCAGCGCTGCAGGATGCACCGGTCGATGCCTGGATGCTGGGCCACATCCATCGTCCCGATGCGCTGGACGGGAACCGGCCCATCGGCTACCTGGGATCCGTTACTGCCCTGCGCGCATCGGAGATCGGCCCAAGAGGGCCGTGGCTGGTCGAGACGACCTCCTCCGGCCTCAGTGCCCGCCACCTGCCACTGGCGCCCCTGCGCTACGAAACACTGGAAATTGACTGCACCGAACTGAAACAGGCTGAACACCTGGGTGAAAGGGTTTTGGCGGAATGCCGCACCCTGGTGGCCAGACTCTGCGAGCAGCCGTTTCAGCCGCAGGCACTGGGCCTGCGGCTGCGCCTGACCGGCCGCAGCGAATGGACATCCGCACTGCAGGAAATCGCCCGCGAGCTGGAGTCCGATGGGCGTGCCTGGGAAGAATCGGGCATTGCCTGCTTTGTCCATCGCATTGAGGTCGCTACCACCCCCGCGGTCAATCTTGCCAGGCTGGCCCGCCAGTCGGACCCCTGCGGACTGCTGGCACGCCGCCTGATCGCGCTGGAAGACCCCGACAGCGAGGAGTACCGGCGTCTGATCGCGATGGGTCGCGATTCGCTCGACGCCCTGGCGGGTGCGCGCGAGTTTCGCCAACTGGAACGCAAGCTCGACGACGCAGCGGTGGCGCGCTGGTTGCTGAATGCCGGCCGGATTGCACTGGACCGGCTGCTTGAACAGCGCGGTGACCGGCCATGA
- the crp gene encoding cAMP-activated global transcriptional regulator CRP: protein MRDFQFYPIDREAMDRFLSICQRQHFPAKSTIMRPGDSGETLLYLVEGSVSVSTEGEDGRELILSYLNPGDFIGEMGLFMKPNQRESLVRTRTRCEVAEVSYIRLREALDNELREYAVDILTAIGSKLAQRLLHTRRKVYHLAFLDTQGRIAKTLIDLCSEPDAISHPEGTQIKITRQELSRIVGCSREMAGRVMKNLEDEGMIRASGKTVVVLGTFKGPPA, encoded by the coding sequence ATGCGCGACTTTCAGTTCTATCCCATCGACCGTGAAGCGATGGATCGCTTTCTGAGCATCTGCCAGCGGCAGCATTTTCCAGCCAAGTCCACCATCATGCGACCCGGTGACTCGGGCGAAACCCTTCTTTACCTCGTCGAGGGATCAGTCTCGGTATCAACGGAAGGTGAAGACGGCCGGGAGCTCATCCTGAGCTATCTCAACCCCGGGGACTTCATTGGCGAGATGGGCCTGTTCATGAAGCCCAATCAACGCGAATCGCTGGTTCGCACCCGCACGCGCTGCGAAGTGGCCGAGGTGTCATACATACGGCTGCGCGAGGCCCTGGACAACGAATTGCGTGAGTACGCGGTCGATATCCTCACCGCCATCGGCTCAAAACTGGCCCAGCGCCTGCTGCACACACGCCGCAAGGTCTATCACCTCGCGTTCCTCGACACTCAGGGTCGTATTGCCAAGACACTGATCGACCTGTGCTCCGAGCCCGATGCCATTTCGCATCCGGAAGGCACCCAGATCAAGATCACCCGCCAGGAACTCAGTCGCATTGTCGGCTGTTCCCGTGAAATGGCCGGGCGCGTCATGAAAAACCTCGAAGACGAAGGCATGATTCGCGCTTCGGGCAAGACGGTCGTCGTTCTGGGCACGTTCAAGGGCCCGCCGGCCTGA
- a CDS encoding dicarboxylate/amino acid:cation symporter — translation MKLILKLIAGIVLGILIGLFAPAWITQTLLTFRDLFGQLLFFTIPLLILFFITSGIAGLPRDSGVLLGRTLGTAYLSTILAGTLAFLVAAVVVPMLASGAGATPPPEGEALEAFFEIEIPPLFGIMTALATAFIFGLGITATDSHQLKTLFDQGRDVISKLLVAVIIPLLPFYIAGVFAELAAAGTVFETLQTFGVVLLLSIALHWAWIVTLFVVAGLQAGRSPLSLIRNMLPAYFTALGTMSSAATIPVTLQSTRNNGVKREVSSFTVPLCATTHLAGSTITIVACTVAVMVLHDALAMPTLWDMIPFILMLGIVMLAAPGVPGGAVMSAIALLTSMLGFGESAVALMIALYMAQDSFGTAANVTGDGAIAVMIDEAAGDQTPGPKSS, via the coding sequence ATGAAACTGATTCTGAAATTGATTGCCGGCATCGTCCTCGGCATTCTTATCGGCCTGTTCGCCCCGGCCTGGATCACACAGACGCTGCTGACCTTCCGCGACCTGTTCGGTCAGTTGCTGTTTTTCACCATTCCGCTGCTGATCCTGTTTTTCATCACCAGCGGGATTGCGGGACTGCCCAGAGACTCGGGGGTCTTGCTCGGTCGAACGCTGGGCACGGCCTATCTGTCGACCATCCTGGCCGGTACGCTGGCCTTCCTGGTCGCCGCCGTGGTCGTGCCGATGCTGGCCTCCGGGGCGGGCGCCACGCCGCCACCGGAGGGCGAAGCGCTGGAAGCCTTCTTCGAGATCGAGATCCCGCCGCTGTTCGGCATCATGACCGCGCTGGCCACCGCCTTCATATTCGGCCTGGGCATCACGGCGACCGACTCGCATCAGCTCAAGACCCTGTTTGACCAGGGCCGCGATGTCATCTCCAAGCTGCTGGTCGCGGTGATCATTCCGCTGCTGCCCTTCTACATCGCCGGCGTGTTCGCCGAGCTGGCCGCGGCCGGCACGGTGTTCGAAACGCTGCAGACCTTCGGTGTCGTGCTGCTGCTGTCCATCGCCTTGCACTGGGCGTGGATCGTGACCCTGTTCGTCGTCGCCGGGCTGCAGGCCGGGCGCTCGCCCCTCAGCCTGATCCGCAACATGCTGCCGGCCTATTTCACCGCCCTGGGCACCATGTCCAGTGCCGCCACCATTCCGGTCACGCTGCAATCGACGCGCAACAACGGCGTCAAGCGCGAGGTCTCGAGCTTCACCGTGCCATTGTGTGCCACCACCCACCTGGCCGGCTCCACCATCACCATCGTCGCCTGCACGGTGGCCGTAATGGTGCTGCACGACGCCCTGGCCATGCCTACGCTGTGGGACATGATTCCCTTCATCCTGATGCTCGGCATCGTCATGCTGGCCGCACCGGGCGTGCCGGGTGGCGCGGTCATGTCGGCCATTGCCCTGCTGACCTCCATGCTGGGCTTCGGCGAGAGTGCGGTAGCCCTGATGATCGCCCTGTACATGGCCCAGGACAGCTTCGGTACCGCGGCCAACGTCACCGGCGACGGCGCGATCGCGGTGATGATCGACGAGGCTGCGGGGGATCAGACTCCAGGCCCGAAGTCGAGCTGA
- a CDS encoding AAA family ATPase, whose protein sequence is MKLEQLEIIHLPGLEEGFTIDFGPDAVNFITGPNASGKSSLIRAVRALLYPDQYPEFCHLRGRWKTTDRTLECERHGSAVTWLENHEPAPPPRLPGIESLGAYLVSSESLVDLGTTDAHIAAQVRTMLAGGYDLDALLATPPLETPARPQKKAREYSDLQQQIRSKEDEYASLREELDTLGQLQQDLAQTADAAHRLRACEEAIALAEAIARRTALEHTLIEEYPGGMDRLRGDELTRLDQVETQLEERRKERDLAHRSLQTAEAKLSESGTTDPHELEALQSDLAAQRDRLARLESRIDEQRAAMEQARRDQAMAARRLGETPADDAPVPDADSLERFERLVDRQLNLREKVRALSGELARHHVPATAKGHSDERLRRGRQALIQWLEFCRLSPLEGWLWGGLGAAGLMATWRVLGPRELEAAPELILLILLAVGVPAGLLWRFIERYRRLGRSRTDFEATDLEAPLGWTESEVESRLERLEQELQSASLVNARQERATEVREQLNQERDNLEKAREQLTEEAGKLGLSPENRMETGFLLWCRYLHDWQQAGRGLDQARRALEQALEQHRNEAAAARELIEQHGLKPEGTDTSRELSGLLHRLTPRMRAQSELINEQRQQQRRIEELDADIERLTRQHRAIYEQAGLEHDARDTLLHRIEHFEKWRSLEQQRSDSSLEVRRLEKRLQAEPDLLELARDQERDQLEQQRAELAEQATRRDELNQRIAAIKTRHEETLKRRDLEQMTGQLERQREDLESELDGQLLARAGQLLVADVRATHQADNEPATLARAGRWFGQFTRHRYQLHFNGQRFEAYDTRADRQRTIPQLSTATRMQLLLALRLAWIEQAELDSEPLPVFMDEVLTTSDPDRYQLVVEAVQDIARDGRQMFYLTAQSDEATAWAAWAGEGPSPLVIDLAEVRRNQVPALQTRMPKSETRRRSIPDPGDTPPEQWARECGVGAINPWAGSGQLHLFHLLRDRLELATRLMRGELERVGELGAYLDADVNDQLLDPTERRLLELRCRGAALVIEDWQSRHARPVDGAALQACGLISETFLPRVVELAEKLGGHPGHLVDALKDGQISRFRSDVTEQLEQWLADCGYLPDSRQATPITAAELASRTGMDVEEAATLRDWIISAINDPLAARPTEETAED, encoded by the coding sequence ATGAAGCTGGAGCAACTCGAGATCATTCATCTGCCGGGGCTGGAGGAAGGATTCACGATCGACTTCGGCCCCGACGCGGTGAACTTCATCACCGGCCCCAATGCTTCCGGAAAATCCAGCCTGATTCGGGCCGTGCGTGCCTTGCTCTACCCGGACCAGTACCCGGAGTTCTGCCATCTTCGCGGCCGCTGGAAGACTACCGACAGAACGCTGGAATGCGAACGACATGGCAGCGCCGTGACCTGGCTGGAGAATCATGAACCGGCGCCACCCCCGCGCCTGCCGGGCATCGAGAGTCTTGGCGCCTACCTGGTCAGTTCCGAAAGCCTGGTCGACTTGGGCACCACCGATGCCCATATCGCCGCCCAGGTTCGCACCATGCTTGCCGGTGGCTACGATCTAGACGCCCTGCTGGCAACCCCACCGCTGGAGACCCCGGCCCGGCCGCAGAAAAAGGCACGCGAGTATTCGGATCTGCAACAGCAGATTCGATCCAAGGAAGATGAGTACGCGTCCCTGCGCGAAGAGCTCGACACCCTCGGCCAGCTTCAGCAGGACCTTGCACAAACTGCCGACGCCGCCCATCGCCTGCGCGCCTGCGAAGAGGCCATCGCCCTGGCCGAAGCGATTGCCCGGCGAACCGCGCTGGAACACACCCTGATTGAGGAGTATCCGGGGGGTATGGACCGACTGCGTGGCGATGAGCTGACTCGACTGGACCAGGTCGAAACCCAGCTTGAAGAGAGACGCAAGGAACGCGATCTTGCCCACCGCAGCCTGCAAACCGCAGAGGCGAAACTCAGCGAAAGCGGCACCACCGATCCGCACGAGCTCGAGGCCCTGCAATCCGACCTGGCCGCGCAACGTGACCGACTGGCCCGCCTCGAGAGCCGTATCGACGAGCAGCGCGCGGCCATGGAACAGGCCCGGCGCGACCAGGCCATGGCCGCGCGTCGTCTGGGCGAAACACCGGCCGATGATGCGCCGGTGCCGGATGCCGATAGCCTCGAGCGTTTCGAGCGGCTGGTCGATCGCCAGCTAAACCTGCGCGAAAAGGTCCGCGCACTGTCCGGCGAGCTGGCCAGACACCATGTTCCTGCAACCGCCAAGGGCCATTCCGACGAGCGCCTCCGCCGTGGTCGGCAGGCACTGATCCAATGGCTGGAGTTCTGCCGCCTGTCGCCGCTGGAAGGCTGGCTTTGGGGAGGGCTGGGAGCGGCCGGCCTGATGGCAACCTGGCGCGTGCTTGGCCCGCGAGAACTCGAAGCCGCACCCGAACTCATCCTGCTGATTCTGCTGGCCGTGGGCGTACCAGCCGGCCTGTTGTGGCGTTTCATCGAACGCTATCGAAGGCTTGGCCGATCAAGGACCGACTTCGAAGCCACCGACCTGGAAGCTCCGCTGGGCTGGACAGAGAGCGAGGTCGAGTCGCGACTGGAGCGGCTTGAACAGGAGCTGCAGTCGGCCAGCCTGGTCAACGCCCGACAGGAGCGGGCCACCGAGGTTCGCGAGCAGCTCAACCAGGAACGGGACAACCTGGAAAAGGCGCGCGAGCAACTGACAGAGGAAGCCGGGAAGCTGGGACTGAGCCCCGAGAATCGCATGGAAACCGGATTTCTACTGTGGTGCCGGTACCTGCACGACTGGCAGCAGGCCGGTCGCGGTCTGGACCAGGCCCGGCGCGCACTGGAGCAGGCACTGGAGCAACACCGCAATGAAGCGGCCGCGGCCCGGGAGCTGATTGAGCAGCATGGATTGAAACCGGAAGGCACGGACACCAGTCGTGAATTATCGGGATTACTGCACCGACTGACACCGCGCATGCGCGCCCAGTCCGAACTGATCAATGAGCAGCGCCAGCAACAGCGACGCATCGAGGAGCTGGACGCCGACATTGAGCGACTGACCCGGCAGCACCGGGCCATCTACGAACAGGCCGGACTGGAACACGATGCACGCGACACGCTGCTCCACCGCATTGAACACTTCGAGAAATGGCGCAGCCTGGAGCAGCAGCGCAGCGACAGTTCCCTTGAAGTCAGGCGGCTGGAGAAGCGCCTGCAGGCAGAACCGGATCTGCTCGAACTGGCCCGCGACCAGGAGCGCGATCAACTGGAACAGCAACGCGCCGAACTGGCCGAGCAGGCCACCCGCCGCGACGAACTCAATCAGCGCATTGCCGCGATCAAGACCCGCCACGAGGAGACACTCAAGCGCCGTGACCTGGAGCAAATGACCGGTCAACTGGAACGTCAGCGCGAAGACCTGGAATCGGAACTTGATGGCCAGCTCCTGGCCCGCGCCGGGCAGCTCCTGGTGGCCGATGTACGCGCTACTCACCAGGCCGATAACGAACCGGCCACCCTGGCACGTGCCGGACGCTGGTTCGGACAGTTCACCCGTCATCGCTACCAGCTGCACTTCAATGGCCAACGCTTCGAGGCCTACGACACCCGAGCCGATCGCCAGCGCACCATACCGCAGCTATCGACCGCGACCCGCATGCAACTGCTGCTTGCCCTGCGGCTGGCCTGGATCGAACAGGCCGAGCTCGACAGCGAACCACTGCCGGTATTCATGGACGAAGTGCTGACGACTTCCGACCCCGATCGCTACCAGCTCGTGGTCGAAGCCGTTCAGGACATCGCCAGGGACGGCCGGCAGATGTTCTACCTGACGGCCCAAAGCGACGAAGCCACTGCCTGGGCGGCCTGGGCCGGCGAAGGCCCATCCCCCCTGGTGATCGATCTTGCCGAGGTCCGGCGCAACCAGGTGCCGGCGTTGCAGACCAGGATGCCGAAAAGCGAGACCCGCCGTCGCTCGATTCCCGACCCTGGCGACACCCCCCCGGAACAATGGGCCCGGGAATGCGGTGTGGGGGCCATCAACCCATGGGCCGGCAGCGGTCAGCTCCACCTGTTCCACCTGCTGCGCGACCGCCTGGAGCTGGCCACGCGCCTGATGCGGGGCGAACTTGAACGCGTCGGCGAGCTGGGTGCCTACCTGGATGCCGACGTGAACGACCAACTGCTCGATCCGACCGAGCGTCGCCTTCTGGAACTGCGCTGCCGCGGCGCCGCACTGGTGATCGAGGACTGGCAATCGCGACACGCCCGACCGGTTGACGGTGCCGCACTCCAGGCTTGCGGCTTGATCAGCGAGACCTTCCTGCCGCGGGTGGTAGAACTGGCCGAAAAACTCGGCGGGCACCCGGGACACCTTGTTGACGCCCTGAAAGACGGACAGATCAGCCGTTTCCGATCAGATGTCACCGAACAGCTCGAGCAGTGGCTGGCCGACTGTGGTTACCTGCCCGACAGCAGACAGGCAACACCCATCACCGCCGCGGAACTGGCCAGCCGCACCGGCATGGACGTCGAAGAAGCCGCCACCCTGCGCGACTGGATCATCAGCGCCATCAACGACCCGTTGGCCGCACGTCCGACCGAGGAGACGGCGGAGGACTGA
- the speD gene encoding adenosylmethionine decarboxylase — MASRRIKLHGFNNLTKALSFNIYDLCYATSESQRREYIAYIDEAYNAERLTQILTDVSTIIGANILNVARQDYEPQGASVTILIAEEPVEGDEEIGTAAPGPLPESVVGHLDKSHITVHTYPESHPHDGICTFRADIDVATCGVISPLKALNYLIHSFESDIVTVDYRVRGFTRDVRGKKHFIDHKITSIQDYFSRDTKKAYEMIDVNVYQENLFHTKMRLKDFDLDNYLFGINAEEIDRRERARIEKRLRKEMQELFYGRNM, encoded by the coding sequence ATGGCTTCACGGCGAATCAAGCTTCACGGTTTCAATAATCTGACCAAGGCTCTCAGCTTCAATATCTACGACCTGTGCTATGCCACTTCGGAAAGTCAGCGCCGGGAGTACATTGCTTATATCGACGAGGCCTACAACGCCGAGCGCCTGACCCAGATCCTGACCGATGTCTCGACCATCATCGGTGCCAATATCCTCAACGTTGCGCGCCAGGACTACGAGCCCCAGGGCGCCAGTGTCACCATTCTGATTGCCGAGGAGCCGGTCGAGGGTGACGAGGAGATTGGCACGGCTGCCCCGGGTCCGTTGCCCGAAAGCGTGGTCGGGCATCTCGACAAAAGCCATATTACCGTGCATACCTATCCGGAAAGCCATCCGCATGACGGCATCTGCACGTTCCGGGCGGATATCGATGTGGCCACCTGCGGTGTGATTTCACCGCTCAAGGCACTCAACTACCTCATTCACAGCTTCGAGTCCGATATCGTGACTGTGGATTACCGGGTGCGCGGGTTCACCCGGGACGTGCGCGGCAAGAAGCACTTCATCGACCACAAGATCACCTCGATTCAGGACTACTTCAGCCGCGATACCAAGAAGGCCTACGAGATGATCGACGTGAATGTGTATCAGGAAAACCTGTTCCACACCAAGATGCGCCTGAAGGATTTCGACCTCGACAACTACCTGTTCGGCATCAATGCCGAGGAGATCGACCGACGCGAGCGGGCACGCATCGAAAAGCGTCTGCGCAAGGAGATGCAGGAGTTGTTTTATGGGCGGAATATGTAA
- a CDS encoding PP2C family protein-serine/threonine phosphatase, whose translation MSTVSPAPEGTRSVGLTDIGRVRGENQDAILADDELGLWLVADGMGGHAGGARASTIARDTIRQQVQSGAGLDDAVMAAHYAVRAEQRDQPDVGDMGTTIVAARELEGRDCEICWVGDSRAYSYSRTEHRLDMLTADHNVAGMLVASGALSPAEAACHPQRHVLTDCLGLAGDEEPRLGQLVRSWQSEELLILCSDGLSGELSDEEICQVLKDGVGLKDIAGSLLDRALAAGAHDNVSLVLVGPPKVSGGRKGRWLWPFRRGEGN comes from the coding sequence ATGAGCACTGTATCGCCAGCACCTGAAGGCACGCGCTCGGTTGGATTGACGGATATCGGCCGTGTCAGGGGAGAAAATCAGGATGCCATCCTGGCCGATGACGAGTTGGGATTATGGCTCGTGGCCGACGGCATGGGAGGGCACGCTGGTGGAGCCCGCGCCAGTACCATCGCTCGTGACACGATCCGGCAGCAGGTGCAGTCCGGCGCCGGGCTGGATGATGCCGTGATGGCTGCGCATTATGCAGTGCGTGCCGAGCAGCGCGATCAGCCCGATGTGGGCGACATGGGGACGACCATAGTTGCCGCGAGGGAACTCGAAGGGCGCGATTGCGAGATCTGCTGGGTGGGCGACAGCCGCGCCTACAGCTACTCGCGGACCGAGCATCGGCTCGACATGCTCACGGCCGATCACAACGTCGCCGGCATGCTGGTCGCCTCGGGCGCCCTGAGCCCCGCCGAAGCCGCCTGTCACCCTCAGCGCCACGTGCTGACCGACTGCCTTGGTCTGGCCGGTGACGAGGAGCCTCGCCTGGGGCAGTTGGTTAGAAGCTGGCAGTCCGAAGAGTTGCTGATTCTGTGTTCTGATGGCCTGAGTGGTGAGCTGAGCGATGAGGAAATCTGCCAGGTGCTGAAAGATGGCGTCGGGCTGAAGGATATAGCCGGCAGCCTGCTGGATCGAGCCCTGGCAGCTGGTGCGCATGACAATGTCTCGCTGGTGCTGGTGGGTCCTCCGAAAGTTTCCGGCGGTCGCAAGGGGCGCTGGTTATGGCCGTTTCGTCGCGGCGAGGGAAACTGA
- a CDS encoding FHA domain-containing protein: protein MSSKEQESKRRPRHQRDAGPQGTQVFSREEVGKLLDEAVSDTDQADGAELRGVSESVHGQSYALAGNTMVVGRSPDCGIRIEEASVSSEHARLVRDDDGWRVVNLLSTNGTFVNDRKISNAAIKDGDHVRFGRAEFVFHDADHRIGSGGQRNFKSWWPLAVAAAAIIGLAVVFLLL from the coding sequence ATGAGCAGCAAGGAACAGGAGTCGAAACGCAGGCCGCGACACCAGCGTGACGCGGGGCCGCAAGGGACCCAGGTGTTCAGCCGCGAGGAAGTCGGCAAGCTGCTGGACGAGGCGGTATCCGATACGGATCAGGCCGATGGCGCTGAGTTGCGCGGGGTCAGCGAGTCGGTTCATGGGCAGTCCTATGCACTGGCCGGCAATACGATGGTGGTCGGGCGTTCACCGGATTGCGGAATTCGTATCGAGGAGGCCAGTGTGTCGTCCGAACACGCCCGTCTGGTGCGTGATGACGATGGCTGGCGGGTGGTGAACCTGCTGTCGACAAACGGGACGTTCGTCAACGATCGCAAGATTTCCAATGCCGCCATCAAGGATGGTGATCATGTCCGCTTTGGTCGGGCGGAGTTCGTGTTTCACGATGCTGACCACCGAATTGGCAGCGGTGGTCAGCGGAACTTCAAGAGTTGGTGGCCACTCGCGGTCGCAGCGGCCGCGATCATCGGACTGGCTGTAGTCTTTCTGCTGCTCTGA
- a CDS encoding ATP-binding cassette domain-containing protein, whose translation MIQLSSITLRHGPEPLLEETSATVYPGHKVGLIGANGSGKTSLFNLLLGRLSVDAGEVSIPEDWTLAHMAQEITELDRPAIEYVIDGDERLRSVEREAEAAETRGDGEAIGMAHTRLSDVGGYTARARAGSLLSGLGFAADSHENPVGSFSGGWRIRLSLARALMSPSDLLLLDEPTNHLDMETVVWLEDWLKRYNGTLVLISHDRDFIDAVVESVIHIENRKLNSYTGGYSDFERQRAERLANQQATFEKQQRQIAHMQKFIDRFRAKATKAKAAQSRIKAIERMEQVAPAHADSPFDFAFPEPPRAANPLINLREVRLGYGPTVVLDRVSISLAPGDRIGLLGLNGAGKSTLVRALAGDLEPLAGSMTTARGLKTGYFAQHQIEQLDAEAGPLLHLQRLAPEAPEQKLRDFLGGFDFRGDMATDPVGHFSGGEKARLVLAMLVWQGPNLLLLDEPTNHLDLEMRHALTLALQGFEGAVITVSHDRHLLRNTVEDFWLIAHGSVTPFKGDLDDYRRWLAEQQRGQSATATSSDSAGQHSKAARKDRKREQAEHRARIKPLRNKVDKLSALMERTSDELNDIEQQLADPALYESGGQEAFQELLARQAALRSELERLESEWLEVAEALESAENPD comes from the coding sequence ATGATCCAACTATCCAGCATCACCCTGCGCCATGGCCCCGAGCCGCTGCTCGAGGAGACCTCGGCCACCGTCTACCCGGGCCACAAGGTCGGGCTGATCGGCGCCAATGGCAGTGGCAAGACCAGTCTGTTCAACCTGCTGCTGGGGCGGCTGAGCGTGGATGCCGGCGAGGTCTCCATTCCGGAGGACTGGACGCTGGCGCACATGGCGCAGGAAATCACCGAGCTGGACCGGCCTGCCATCGAGTATGTCATCGATGGTGATGAGCGGCTGCGCTCGGTCGAGCGCGAGGCCGAGGCGGCCGAAACCCGTGGAGATGGTGAAGCAATCGGGATGGCCCACACCCGCCTGAGCGATGTCGGCGGCTACACGGCCCGAGCGCGTGCCGGCAGCCTGCTGTCCGGGCTGGGCTTTGCCGCGGATTCTCACGAGAACCCGGTCGGCAGCTTCTCCGGCGGATGGCGCATCCGCCTGAGCCTGGCGCGTGCCCTGATGAGCCCGTCAGACCTGCTGCTGCTCGACGAACCCACCAACCACCTCGACATGGAGACCGTGGTCTGGCTGGAAGACTGGCTCAAGCGCTACAACGGCACCCTGGTGCTGATCTCGCATGACCGCGATTTCATCGATGCGGTCGTCGAATCGGTGATTCATATCGAGAACCGCAAGCTCAACAGCTACACCGGCGGCTACAGCGATTTCGAACGCCAGCGCGCCGAGCGCCTGGCCAACCAGCAGGCCACGTTCGAGAAACAGCAGCGCCAGATCGCCCACATGCAGAAGTTCATCGACCGCTTCCGCGCCAAGGCAACCAAGGCCAAGGCGGCCCAGAGCCGCATCAAGGCGATCGAGCGCATGGAACAGGTCGCCCCGGCCCATGCCGACTCACCCTTCGACTTCGCTTTTCCCGAGCCGCCGCGAGCGGCCAACCCGCTGATCAACCTGCGCGAGGTCCGACTGGGTTACGGGCCGACCGTCGTGCTCGACCGCGTATCGATCAGCCTCGCGCCCGGCGACCGGATCGGCCTGCTGGGTCTCAACGGTGCAGGCAAGTCCACCCTGGTCCGCGCCCTGGCCGGCGACCTCGAACCGCTAGCCGGCAGCATGACCACGGCTCGCGGCCTGAAGACCGGCTACTTTGCCCAGCACCAGATCGAACAACTCGATGCCGAAGCCGGCCCGCTGCTGCACCTGCAGCGCCTGGCGCCGGAAGCGCCGGAGCAGAAGCTGCGCGACTTTCTTGGTGGCTTCGACTTTCGCGGCGACATGGCCACCGATCCGGTCGGCCACTTCTCCGGCGGCGAGAAGGCCCGGCTTGTACTGGCCATGCTGGTCTGGCAGGGGCCCAACCTGCTGCTGCTTGACGAGCCCACCAACCACCTGGACCTGGAAATGCGCCATGCCCTGACCCTGGCGCTGCAGGGCTTTGAAGGTGCCGTCATCACCGTCTCCCATGATCGTCATCTGCTCAGAAACACGGTCGAGGATTTCTGGCTGATCGCCCACGGCTCGGTCACGCCGTTCAAGGGCGACCTGGACGACTACCGCCGCTGGCTGGCTGAACAGCAGCGTGGCCAATCCGCCACAGCCACCTCATCCGACAGCGCAGGCCAGCACAGCAAGGCGGCGCGCAAGGATCGTAAGCGCGAACAGGCCGAGCATCGCGCGCGCATCAAGCCCCTCAGGAACAAAGTCGACAAACTCAGTGCATTGATGGAGCGCACCAGTGACGAATTGAACGACATTGAGCAGCAGCTTGCCGACCCCGCCCTGTACGAATCCGGTGGCCAGGAAGCATTTCAGGAGCTGCTGGCGCGGCAGGCCGCTTTGCGCAGTGAGCTCGAGCGCCTGGAATCGGAATGGCTGGAAGTTGCCGAGGCACTCGAGTCGGCCGAGAATCCAGACTGA